The proteins below are encoded in one region of bacterium:
- a CDS encoding T9SS type A sorting domain-containing protein, which produces MTNIYILLLLGAVLKIQTNWYTGPGNHSSLLKWESNFDTCSNIVFSLPNQISLKPYGIDTNNWKLYTIEANSLIGGHNLIVPVDIDLDGHYDLVGAFSKFVVWYEQGASFTFTKHIIDSTFTLGTNGTVWPYDLDRDGDSDIVVSGDKGFLWFENNGTVFTRHTIISSVGWFFSRTADIDNDGDIDMVAQKYDSAIAGNKWEGTVYIFKNDGSMNFSSSKLAKADTTWRTNFADFNNDGFVDIQTSAYNAKSVRVYLNDKAGNFNLVFRYGNGKQLDGSWPNDVNADGFMDISVSAQSGDFFWLENNGLGNNFIFHPITSGTTKYGDGGMAVDIDMSDKVDIIGGYHAIGWFEQSTSGGFKEHFLGNATDCHWVYGCNMGKGPCGEVSDIAMDILYTDKGKFAFWKNLMVKGYEDHAWLESSILDVSKKVAWLRFGWHDCVPDGYTMTYRVRCGLTMADVEASSWSAPMSYSGDSLKGILPAGRYFQYRVEMDDWFGNAGGVAIVDTIWVEYEEPPTGITEAEQKKTLSCSYNIAEKKIAYTLAKESNVSFRVYDITGRAVSVIDAGNKNAGNHTLEFNFPAGIYLVRLICNTGTATAKCIVME; this is translated from the coding sequence TTTCTCTTAAACCCTATGGAATTGATACGAATAATTGGAAGTTATATACAATAGAGGCAAACTCTTTGATTGGCGGACATAATTTAATTGTTCCTGTGGATATAGATTTGGATGGACACTACGATTTAGTTGGAGCTTTTTCAAAATTTGTCGTCTGGTACGAACAAGGGGCTTCGTTCACTTTTACCAAACATATAATCGATTCAACTTTTACTCTTGGAACTAACGGAACGGTATGGCCTTATGATTTGGACAGGGATGGTGACAGTGACATTGTGGTTTCCGGTGATAAGGGGTTCCTGTGGTTTGAAAACAACGGCACAGTGTTTACCCGTCATACGATAATATCCTCCGTGGGGTGGTTTTTCTCAAGAACCGCAGATATTGACAACGACGGGGATATTGATATGGTGGCTCAAAAATACGACAGCGCCATCGCGGGCAACAAATGGGAAGGAACGGTTTACATTTTCAAGAACGACGGCAGTATGAACTTCTCAAGTTCAAAGCTTGCCAAAGCAGATACCACATGGAGAACAAATTTTGCGGACTTCAATAATGACGGGTTTGTCGATATCCAGACATCTGCGTATAATGCCAAAAGCGTAAGGGTATACCTGAATGATAAGGCGGGGAATTTCAATCTTGTTTTTAGGTATGGGAACGGGAAACAGCTTGACGGCAGTTGGCCCAATGATGTAAATGCAGATGGATTTATGGATATAAGCGTCAGCGCCCAGAGCGGAGATTTTTTCTGGTTGGAGAACAACGGGCTGGGAAACAATTTTATCTTTCATCCCATTACAAGCGGAACGACAAAATACGGAGACGGTGGAATGGCAGTGGACATAGATATGAGCGACAAGGTAGATATAATCGGAGGCTATCATGCAATTGGCTGGTTTGAGCAAAGCACCAGCGGAGGATTCAAGGAACATTTTTTGGGGAATGCAACGGATTGTCACTGGGTATACGGGTGTAATATGGGAAAAGGCCCTTGTGGTGAAGTATCTGACATTGCTATGGATATTCTTTATACAGACAAGGGCAAATTTGCATTCTGGAAAAATCTGATGGTAAAGGGTTACGAGGACCACGCATGGCTTGAATCGTCAATACTTGATGTCTCCAAAAAGGTCGCTTGGCTTAGATTCGGGTGGCATGATTGCGTGCCTGACGGTTATACTATGACGTACAGGGTTAGATGCGGATTAACTATGGCAGATGTTGAAGCATCTAGCTGGAGCGCACCGATGAGTTATTCCGGCGATAGTCTGAAAGGGATACTTCCTGCGGGGAGATACTTTCAGTATCGCGTGGAGATGGACGATTGGTTCGGAAATGCCGGAGGAGTGGCAATTGTGGATACAATATGGGTTGAATACGAAGAACCTCCCACCGGAATAACGGAAGCCGAACAGAAAAAAACGCTATCCTGTTCTTATAATATAGCCGAAAAGAAGATAGCCTATACACTTGCAAAAGAGAGTAATGTGTCTTTTAGAGTATACGATATAACGGGGAGAGCTGTAAGTGTAATAGATGCGGGAAACAAAAATGCAGGCAATCATACGCTCGAATTTAATTTCCCGGCGGGAATTTACCTTGTGAGACTGATATGCAATACCGGGACTGCCACTGCAAAGTGTATTGTTATGGAATAA